One Antarctobacter heliothermus DNA segment encodes these proteins:
- a CDS encoding DUF1127 domain-containing protein: MALATANITKAHGGLGARFANLVEALQARAARRKIYRETYSELASLSNRDLADLGLARSEIGRIAWQAANEI; encoded by the coding sequence ATGGCACTTGCAACTGCGAACATCACCAAAGCCCACGGCGGTTTGGGCGCACGATTTGCCAATTTGGTAGAGGCCCTGCAGGCCCGCGCCGCGCGCCGCAAAATCTACCGCGAAACCTATAGTGAGCTGGCATCGCTCAGCAACCGCGACCTTGCCGATCTTGGTCTGGCGCGCAGCGAAATCGGTCGCATCGCCTGGCAGGCGGCCAACGAAATCTGA
- a CDS encoding valine--tRNA ligase — MPLEKSFNAAEAEPRLTAKWLDTGAFRAGANRSRDESFTIMIPPPNVTGALHVGHAFNNTLQDILTRWHRMRGFDTLWQPGQDHAGIATQLQVEKKLKAEEGKRRTDLTRPEFLDKVWEWKGQYGGTIINQLQRLGCSCDWDRNAFTMAGAPGDPKTGHENSPNFHDAVIKVFVDMFDKGLIYRGKRLVNWDPHFETAISDLEVENIETPGHMWHFKYPLAGGVTYMYEEKDEEGKTVFSEERDYISIATTRPETMLGDGAVAVHPSDERYASIVGQLCEIPVGPKEHRRLIPIITDEYPDPTFGSGAVKITGAHDFNDYQVAKRGGIPMYRLMDTRAQMRDDGAPYAEAAAIAMKVAQGKQTLTEAEADAINLVPDHLRGLDRFEAREKVIAEITAEGLAVMTTSDDPRLGPQKKLKKGEEPPAVTPAPLVESKPIMQPFGDRSKVVIEPMLTDQWFVETSEIVGPALDAVRSGDIKIMPESGEKVYYNWLDNIEPWCISRQLWWGHQIPVWYIPGEEDWYPICAANESEALDKARAISAEGTEFRIVENAQEAAEVLEDLREHMHLRTEGRIRTADSPAQLPMFRDPDVLDTWFSSGLWPIGTLGWPEQTDELKRFFPTSVLITGQDILFFWVARMIMMQLAVVDQIPFHTVYLHQLVRDEKGKKMSKTTGNVIDPLEIVDDYGADALRFTNASMASIGGVLKLSVDRIAGYRNFGTKLWNACRFAEMNGVFEGHATRAEAPQAAQTVNKWILGETARVRETVDLALTEYRFNDAANALYAFTWGKVCDWYVEFAKPLFDAQDEAVVAETRQTMAWVLDQCLTLLHPIMPFITEELWDTLGARSKLLVHADWPTYAAADMVDPAAEAEMSWVIALIEGVRSARAQMHVPAGLYVPMLVKGISADEQAAWDRNEVLIKRLARIEGLEAVADFPKGCVTVPVGNATFGLPLADIIDVGEEKARLEKTLGKLGKEIGGLKGRLNNPKFAVSAPPEVVEEAQENLRLREGEEAKLKEALARLAEIG; from the coding sequence ATGCCGCTGGAAAAGAGTTTCAACGCTGCCGAGGCCGAACCGCGCCTCACCGCCAAATGGCTGGACACAGGGGCCTTCCGCGCCGGGGCAAACCGCTCGCGCGACGAAAGTTTTACAATCATGATCCCGCCGCCGAACGTCACCGGCGCGCTGCATGTGGGCCATGCGTTCAACAACACGCTGCAGGACATCCTGACCCGCTGGCACCGGATGCGCGGCTTTGACACGCTCTGGCAGCCCGGACAGGACCACGCGGGCATCGCGACCCAGCTGCAGGTCGAGAAAAAGCTCAAAGCCGAAGAAGGCAAGCGCCGCACCGATCTGACGCGCCCCGAATTTCTGGACAAGGTCTGGGAATGGAAAGGCCAATACGGCGGGACCATCATCAACCAGCTGCAGCGCCTCGGCTGTTCCTGCGACTGGGACCGCAACGCCTTTACCATGGCGGGCGCGCCGGGTGACCCGAAGACGGGGCATGAAAACAGCCCCAACTTTCACGACGCCGTCATCAAGGTCTTTGTCGACATGTTCGACAAGGGGCTGATTTATCGCGGCAAACGCCTCGTGAACTGGGACCCGCATTTTGAGACCGCGATTTCCGACCTTGAGGTCGAGAACATCGAAACCCCCGGCCACATGTGGCACTTCAAATACCCGCTCGCCGGTGGCGTCACCTATATGTACGAGGAAAAGGACGAAGAGGGCAAAACCGTCTTCTCCGAAGAACGCGATTACATCTCCATCGCCACCACCCGCCCCGAAACCATGCTGGGCGATGGTGCCGTTGCCGTACACCCATCGGACGAACGCTATGCCTCGATCGTTGGCCAACTCTGCGAAATCCCCGTCGGCCCGAAAGAGCACCGCCGTCTGATCCCGATCATCACCGACGAATACCCCGACCCCACCTTTGGCTCGGGCGCGGTCAAGATCACCGGCGCGCATGACTTCAACGACTACCAGGTCGCCAAGCGCGGCGGCATCCCCATGTACCGCCTGATGGACACCCGCGCCCAGATGCGCGACGACGGCGCGCCCTACGCCGAGGCCGCCGCGATCGCCATGAAGGTGGCCCAAGGCAAACAAACCCTGACAGAGGCCGAGGCCGACGCCATCAACCTTGTCCCCGACCACCTGCGCGGCCTCGACCGGTTTGAGGCCCGCGAAAAGGTCATCGCCGAGATCACCGCCGAGGGCCTGGCCGTCATGACGACGTCGGACGACCCCCGCCTTGGCCCGCAGAAAAAGCTAAAAAAAGGCGAGGAACCGCCCGCCGTCACCCCCGCCCCGCTGGTCGAATCCAAGCCGATCATGCAGCCCTTTGGCGACCGCTCCAAGGTCGTCATCGAACCGATGCTGACCGACCAGTGGTTTGTCGAAACCTCTGAAATCGTTGGCCCCGCGCTGGATGCCGTCCGCAGTGGCGACATCAAGATCATGCCGGAATCGGGCGAGAAAGTGTACTACAACTGGCTCGACAATATCGAACCATGGTGCATCTCACGCCAGTTGTGGTGGGGCCACCAGATCCCGGTCTGGTACATCCCCGGCGAAGAGGACTGGTACCCGATCTGCGCCGCGAACGAATCCGAAGCGTTGGACAAGGCCCGCGCCATTTCCGCCGAAGGCACCGAATTCCGCATCGTCGAGAACGCTCAAGAGGCGGCTGAGGTGCTCGAAGACCTCCGCGAGCACATGCATCTGCGCACCGAAGGCCGCATTCGCACCGCCGATAGCCCCGCGCAACTGCCCATGTTCCGCGACCCCGACGTGCTGGACACATGGTTCTCATCCGGTCTCTGGCCCATCGGCACCCTTGGCTGGCCCGAGCAAACCGATGAACTCAAACGATTCTTCCCGACCTCCGTGCTGATCACCGGGCAGGACATCCTGTTCTTCTGGGTGGCGCGGATGATCATGATGCAGCTTGCCGTCGTCGATCAGATCCCCTTCCACACCGTCTACCTGCACCAGCTCGTCCGCGACGAGAAGGGCAAGAAGATGTCGAAAACCACCGGCAACGTCATCGACCCGCTGGAGATCGTTGACGACTACGGTGCCGACGCGCTGCGCTTTACCAATGCCTCGATGGCTTCTATCGGTGGCGTGCTGAAACTCTCGGTCGACCGCATCGCGGGCTACCGCAATTTCGGAACAAAACTCTGGAACGCCTGCCGCTTTGCCGAGATGAACGGCGTTTTCGAGGGCCACGCCACCCGCGCCGAGGCCCCGCAGGCCGCGCAAACCGTGAACAAGTGGATCTTGGGTGAAACCGCCCGCGTGCGCGAAACCGTGGATCTGGCGCTGACCGAATACCGCTTCAACGATGCGGCCAACGCGCTTTATGCCTTCACTTGGGGCAAGGTCTGCGACTGGTACGTCGAATTCGCCAAACCCCTGTTCGACGCGCAGGATGAGGCCGTCGTGGCCGAGACCCGCCAGACGATGGCATGGGTGCTGGACCAGTGCCTGACCCTGCTGCACCCGATCATGCCCTTCATCACAGAGGAACTCTGGGACACGCTGGGCGCGCGGTCCAAACTGCTGGTTCACGCCGATTGGCCGACCTATGCCGCCGCCGACATGGTCGACCCGGCCGCTGAGGCCGAAATGTCATGGGTTATCGCCCTGATCGAAGGCGTCCGGTCGGCGCGCGCGCAAATGCACGTCCCCGCGGGCCTTTATGTGCCGATGCTGGTCAAGGGCATCTCTGCCGACGAACAGGCCGCGTGGGACCGCAATGAGGTGCTGATCAAGCGCCTCGCCCGGATCGAGGGGCTAGAGGCGGTCGCCGACTTCCCCAAAGGCTGCGTGACCGTCCCCGTGGGCAACGCCACCTTTGGCCTGCCGCTGGCCGACATCATTGATGTAGGCGAAGAAAAGGCCCGTCTGGAAAAGACCCTTGGCAAGCTGGGCAAGGAAATCGGCGGACTTAAAGGCCGGTTGAACAACCCCAAATTCGCCGTCTCCGCCCCGCCGGAAGTGGTCGAAGAAGCCCAGGAAAACCTCCGCCTGCGCGAAGGCGAAGAGGCCAAGCTGAAAGAAGCGCTGGCGCGACTGGCCGAAATCGGCTGA
- a CDS encoding IS256 family transposase, whose translation MQENTITQLSDPSGISPDPLTDLIRDGARKLIEQAIEAELSTLLGAFADHKLEDGRARLVRHGHLPEREILTGVGPVAVTVPRVRDRKPGTDKIAFTPSILPRYLRKAKSVEELLPWLYLKGVSTGDFSEALAALLGPHAKGLSATTITRLKADWWSEYEAWEKRDLGTRRFLYIWADGVYFKPRRAEEKQCVLVIVGADEYGRKELLAMTDGFRESTQSWREVLLDLKRRGLKQDPKLAIGDGALGFWAALREVFPSTQEQRCWLHKTMNVLNALPKSVQAKAKAHLHDIWQAETRAAASAAFDFFVDAYGVKWDKAVAKLVKDRDALLTFYDYPAEHWKHIRTSNPIESTFATVRHRTKRTKGCLSRKTGLAMAFRLMMSAQTKWRKLDGRNRLPEVISGVEFRDGVRQLQNAA comes from the coding sequence ATGCAAGAGAATACCATCACCCAGCTATCTGATCCATCCGGGATTTCGCCGGACCCGCTGACCGACCTCATCCGGGACGGCGCGCGCAAGCTGATCGAGCAGGCGATTGAGGCGGAACTGTCCACGCTGCTTGGCGCCTTTGCCGATCACAAGCTTGAGGATGGTCGCGCAAGACTGGTTCGTCATGGGCACCTGCCCGAGCGTGAGATTTTGACCGGTGTCGGGCCTGTTGCCGTGACGGTGCCGCGTGTGCGGGACCGCAAGCCGGGCACGGACAAGATCGCGTTCACGCCCAGCATCCTGCCGCGGTATCTGCGCAAGGCAAAGTCGGTCGAAGAGCTGCTGCCCTGGCTTTACCTGAAGGGCGTGTCCACCGGCGATTTCAGTGAGGCGCTTGCCGCCCTGCTGGGGCCACACGCCAAGGGCCTCTCGGCCACTACGATCACGCGGCTGAAAGCGGACTGGTGGTCCGAGTACGAGGCCTGGGAAAAGCGTGACCTCGGCACCCGGCGGTTTCTCTACATCTGGGCCGACGGCGTCTATTTCAAGCCGCGAAGGGCCGAGGAAAAACAATGCGTTTTGGTGATCGTGGGTGCGGATGAATACGGCCGCAAGGAGCTGCTGGCCATGACCGACGGCTTCCGCGAAAGCACTCAGAGTTGGCGCGAGGTTCTGCTCGATCTCAAACGCCGCGGACTGAAGCAGGATCCCAAGCTCGCCATAGGCGACGGCGCCCTGGGGTTCTGGGCGGCACTGCGCGAGGTCTTCCCCTCGACACAGGAGCAGCGGTGCTGGCTCCACAAAACCATGAACGTGCTCAACGCGCTGCCGAAATCGGTGCAAGCCAAGGCCAAGGCGCACCTGCACGACATCTGGCAGGCCGAAACCCGAGCCGCGGCGTCGGCCGCCTTCGACTTCTTCGTCGATGCCTACGGCGTGAAATGGGACAAGGCAGTCGCCAAGTTGGTCAAGGATCGGGATGCACTACTGACCTTCTACGACTACCCGGCCGAACACTGGAAACACATCCGGACGTCAAATCCGATCGAGAGCACGTTCGCCACCGTCAGACACAGGACGAAACGCACCAAGGGCTGCCTCAGCCGCAAGACTGGGCTCGCCATGGCTTTCCGGCTGATGATGTCTGCTCAGACGAAATGGCGAAAACTCGACGGGCGGAATCGCCTCCCGGAGGTCATCAGCGGGGTTGAGTTCCGCGACGGCGTCCGCCAACTTCAAAACGCCGCCTGA
- a CDS encoding 5-guanidino-2-oxopentanoate decarboxylase: MQKPLGAQISHALKARGVEVIFGIPGVHNVEMYRGIEEAGITHVLARHEQGAGFMADGYARASGRPGVCYLITGPGFVNAMTALGQAYSDSVPVLALASCLDEVAARRGQLHQMRDQRAAGATVCDWSETASDPTAVFALIDRAFGEFASARPRPKALHVPIAALGALADPAPEPPLRPEVPHLTHDQIYAVIDALTEAEKPLFVFGGGAAAGAEYVPALLQQTGAASFVTYAGRGIVPADQPLFFGSFLARPDSARIAAEADLVVALGTELSEVDLWRDRLGNTGRTIRVDLDPEVLSGLRAGDMGFVGDAAALMKALTIAIPARNDDRTACWDAGRVAETRRRWRGEIMAERPGIVEVAETLRAAMPDDAMIYSDMTQLAYGGKEVWDMPRAGHWHHPSGFGTLGYALPAAIGGAVARKGLPTCAIMGDYGLQYTLPELGTAVELGLPLPILVWDNGSLGEIRDSMVASQIAPNAVVARNPDFLALARAYGAGSVEPSDLEGLQAALVEAFQAEGPTVIRMTPALV, translated from the coding sequence ATGCAGAAACCCCTTGGCGCACAGATCAGCCATGCCCTGAAAGCGCGTGGAGTCGAGGTGATCTTTGGCATTCCCGGCGTGCACAATGTCGAAATGTATCGCGGCATCGAAGAGGCCGGCATCACGCATGTTCTGGCCCGGCACGAACAGGGGGCGGGGTTCATGGCCGATGGCTATGCCCGTGCCTCGGGGCGTCCGGGCGTGTGCTATTTGATCACGGGTCCGGGTTTTGTGAATGCCATGACGGCACTGGGGCAGGCCTATTCCGACAGCGTGCCGGTGCTGGCGCTGGCCTCTTGTCTGGATGAGGTGGCGGCGCGGCGCGGGCAGTTGCACCAGATGCGCGACCAGCGGGCGGCGGGCGCGACGGTGTGCGACTGGTCGGAAACGGCCTCTGATCCGACGGCGGTCTTTGCCCTGATTGACCGGGCTTTTGGCGAATTTGCCAGCGCGCGGCCCCGGCCCAAGGCGCTGCATGTGCCGATTGCGGCGTTGGGTGCGCTGGCCGATCCGGCGCCAGAGCCCCCCTTGCGGCCCGAGGTGCCGCATCTGACACACGATCAGATCTACGCCGTGATTGATGCGCTCACCGAGGCAGAGAAACCCTTGTTCGTGTTTGGTGGCGGGGCGGCGGCGGGGGCCGAGTATGTGCCGGCGCTGTTGCAGCAGACCGGGGCGGCCAGTTTCGTGACCTATGCGGGGCGGGGCATTGTGCCTGCGGATCAGCCGCTGTTCTTTGGCTCGTTCCTTGCACGACCCGATAGCGCGCGGATCGCGGCAGAGGCGGATCTGGTTGTGGCCTTGGGGACGGAACTGTCCGAAGTGGATCTGTGGCGGGATCGCTTGGGCAACACGGGGCGCACGATCCGGGTGGATCTGGATCCGGAGGTGCTGTCAGGCTTGCGGGCTGGGGACATGGGGTTTGTCGGCGACGCGGCGGCGTTGATGAAAGCACTGACCATCGCGATCCCGGCGCGCAACGATGATCGGACTGCCTGTTGGGATGCGGGCCGTGTGGCCGAGACGCGCCGTCGTTGGCGGGGCGAGATCATGGCGGAGCGTCCCGGCATTGTTGAGGTGGCGGAGACGTTGCGGGCCGCGATGCCGGACGATGCGATGATCTATTCGGATATGACCCAGCTGGCCTATGGCGGCAAGGAGGTCTGGGACATGCCGCGCGCGGGCCATTGGCATCATCCGTCCGGCTTTGGCACGCTGGGCTATGCGCTGCCCGCCGCGATTGGTGGGGCGGTGGCGCGCAAGGGGCTGCCGACCTGTGCGATCATGGGCGACTATGGCCTGCAATATACCCTGCCAGAGCTGGGCACGGCGGTGGAGCTGGGCCTGCCGCTGCCTATTCTGGTCTGGGACAATGGCTCTTTGGGGGAGATCCGCGACAGTATGGTGGCCAGCCAGATCGCCCCCAATGCGGTGGTGGCGAGGAACCCTGATTTTCTGGCCCTCGCGCGGGCCTATGGGGCCGGCTCGGTGGAGCCGTCGGATCTGGAGGGGCTACAAGCGGCGCTGGTAGAGGCGTTTCAGGCGGAGGGGCCGACTGTGATCAGAATGACCCCGGCACTGGTGTGA
- a CDS encoding TrkH family potassium uptake protein: MFDVRPVAYVIGLLVACLGGTMLLPLVVDLAEGRGEWPVFLESASITILAGGLTSLACSNAVKEGLTLQQTFLLTTGVWVALPVFGALPFVLGATDASYTDALFEAMSGLTTTGSTVFTGLDDLPKGLLLWRGLLQWLGGIGIIVVAMVFLPELRVGGMQIFRSEAFDTMGKILPRATQISASISSIYISLTLFCTIFYLFCGMNAFDATVHAMTTVSTGGFANYDVSFAVFAGPAEYVASVFMVLAALPFVRYVQMVAGHRFVLFRDSQVVTFVTIIAVLVVVTASILLSIFPHHPEQAVREALFNITSIMTGTGFSSVDYMTWGPFLVAMFFFIGLIGGCAGSTACSVKIFRYQLLFASIRVQLRRIRAPHGVFVPRYEGRPVGPDVMSSVMSFFVFFVVTLGVLSVALSLTGLDFITSVSGAATAIANIGPGLGDKIGPTGNFAGLSDTAKWILTFAMLVGRLELLAVFALFTIGFWRA, from the coding sequence ATGTTCGATGTACGTCCTGTCGCCTATGTGATTGGCCTGTTGGTCGCCTGTCTAGGTGGCACCATGCTGTTGCCCCTTGTGGTCGATCTGGCCGAAGGCCGTGGCGAATGGCCAGTTTTTCTGGAAAGCGCCTCAATCACCATTCTGGCGGGCGGGCTGACGTCATTGGCCTGCTCCAACGCGGTCAAAGAGGGCTTGACCCTTCAGCAGACCTTTTTGTTGACCACTGGGGTTTGGGTCGCTCTGCCGGTCTTTGGTGCCTTGCCGTTTGTTCTGGGCGCCACAGACGCCAGTTATACGGACGCGCTGTTCGAGGCCATGTCGGGGCTGACCACCACCGGGTCGACCGTCTTTACTGGCCTCGACGATCTTCCCAAAGGGCTGTTGCTGTGGCGCGGGTTGCTGCAATGGCTGGGGGGGATCGGCATCATCGTTGTCGCCATGGTTTTTCTACCCGAACTGCGGGTCGGCGGGATGCAGATTTTTCGGTCTGAGGCGTTTGACACGATGGGCAAGATCCTGCCCCGTGCGACGCAAATCTCGGCGTCGATCTCGTCGATCTACATTTCGCTCACGCTGTTCTGCACGATCTTCTACCTGTTTTGCGGGATGAACGCCTTTGACGCGACGGTGCACGCGATGACCACCGTGTCCACCGGCGGTTTCGCCAATTACGATGTCTCTTTTGCAGTCTTTGCAGGTCCGGCAGAGTACGTCGCCTCGGTCTTTATGGTGCTCGCGGCGCTGCCTTTTGTCCGCTACGTCCAGATGGTTGCCGGGCACCGTTTTGTTTTGTTCCGGGACAGTCAGGTTGTGACGTTTGTGACCATCATCGCTGTGTTGGTTGTCGTCACCGCCTCTATCTTATTGTCGATTTTTCCACACCATCCGGAACAGGCCGTGCGCGAAGCCCTGTTCAATATCACCTCGATCATGACGGGCACCGGCTTTTCCAGCGTCGACTACATGACTTGGGGGCCGTTCCTTGTGGCGATGTTCTTTTTCATCGGGTTGATTGGCGGCTGTGCGGGATCGACCGCCTGTTCGGTCAAGATTTTTCGGTATCAACTGTTGTTCGCCTCGATCCGGGTGCAGTTGCGCCGTATTCGTGCCCCACACGGTGTTTTCGTTCCGCGTTACGAGGGGCGCCCGGTGGGCCCGGATGTCATGAGTTCGGTCATGAGCTTTTTTGTTTTCTTTGTCGTCACGCTGGGGGTGCTGTCTGTCGCACTCAGCCTGACGGGGCTGGATTTCATCACCTCTGTTTCCGGGGCGGCCACGGCGATCGCCAATATCGGACCGGGGCTGGGGGATAAGATCGGTCCGACCGGCAACTTTGCTGGTCTCAGCGACACGGCAAAATGGATCCTGACTTTTGCCATGCTGGTCGGGCGGCTGGAACTGCTGGCCGTCTTTGCCCTGTTCACAATTGGCTTTTGGAGGGCCTGA